The genomic interval CACGTTGGCAAACCCCATGATGGCGCACAGGTGGCCAACGCCTGCTCGCACGATTTTCAGCATCCGTGGGTCGCTGGGGATGGTCAGGACCACCTCGTCCCCACGCTGTTCGCCGACGTTCCCTTCGCTCATCTCCGATCCCATGCGCTCTTGTTCAGGGGGCCTCGAGCCTGCCCTCCTCACGGGTGTCTTGTAACCTCTCGGCAGCCGCCCCGAGTGCTGCGGTTCAGTGCGCCTCCAGCCAGTTCCTGCCCACCCCAATATCCACCTTGATCGGCACGTCCATGGTGATGGCGTGCTCCATTTCGTGCCGCACCAGCTCGCGCACCTGCTCCACCTCGTTCTTGGGCACCTCGAACACGAGCTCATCGTGCACCTGCAAGATCATCTTGGTCTTGAGCCCAGACTGGCGCAGCGCCCGGCTGATGTTGATCATCGCCACCTTGATGAGGTCCGCCGCGGAACCCTGGATGGGCATGTTGATGGCCGTGCGCTCGGCAAATTCCCGCATCCGCCGATTGTCGCTGTTGATCTCCGGCAAGTACCGCCGGCGATTGAGGAGCGTGGTCACGTAACCCTGACGGTGCGCCTGCTCCAGGGTCTTCATGATGTACTGGTGCACGCCAGGGTAGGTGGCAAAGTAGGTGGCGATAAAGGCCTCGGCCTCTTCCACGGGGATGTCCAGGCGCGACGACAGACCATATGCTCCCATTCCGTACATGATGCCAAAGTTCACCTCCTTGGCCCGCCGCCGGTGCTCGGGAGTGACCTCCTCCGGATCCAGCTTGAACACCAGGGCGGCAGTGCGCCGGTGCACATCTTCGCCATCGACAAAGGCCTGGCGCAGACGCGGGTCGCCGGACAGATGGGCCATGATGCGCAGCTCGATCTGCGAATAGTCGGCGTCCAAAATCACGTGGTCGTCGTCCCTCGGGATGAACGCCTTGCGGATCTGACTGCCCACCTCCGTGCGAATGGGAATGTTCTGCAGATTGGGATCCGAGGAGGAGAGGCGTCCCGTGGCGGTCACTGCCTGATTGAACGAAGTGTGGACGCGTCCGGTGCGCGGGTTGACCAACTTGGGCAGCGCATCCACGTAGGTGGACTTGAGCTTGGCCAGCTGGCGGTACTCGAGGATGGTGCGCGGCAGAGGGTGCTCTTTGGCCAATTCTTCCAGTACGGCCACGTCGGTGGAGTAGCCGGTCTTGGTGCGCCGCACCTTGCGGAGCTTCAGCTTCTCAAAAAGGATCCTGCCCAGCTGCTGGGTTGAGTTGATGTTGAACTCTTCCCCTGCCTGCTGGTAGATCTGGGCCATGAGGCCGTCCATCTGCCGGCTCAGCTCCCGGGACATCTGCTCCAAGAAGGGCACGTCCAGTGACACGCCGTCCAGTTCCATCTGCATGAGCACCGGCACCAGCGGCATCTCTACGGTCTCGAACAGCTCCCAGAGAGCGGCCTCACGCAGCTGCGGCGCTAACTTTTCCTGCAGACGCCAGGCAAAGTCGGCGTCCTCGCACGCGTACTCGGCGATCTGCGCCAGAGGCACCTCGGCCATGCTCCGCTGCTTCTTGCCCGAGCCGATGAGCTCGCTAATGGCGATCTTCTTGTGGCCGAAATGCTCCAGCGCCAGCGAATCCAAGTTGTGCTGCCGGCCGGAAGGGTTCAGGAGGTAGGAGGCGACCATGCTGTCGAACTCCACGCCGGCGAGGCTCACGCCAGCCATCTTGAGGACCGCCATGTCGAATTTGACATTCTGGCCACACTTCTTGACGCCAGGGTCCTCAAGCAGGGGCTTGAGCAGTGCCAGCACCTCCGCCGCAGGAGCCCAAGGGGTAAAGTCAAGCGCCGGCGCCTGTACGGGGACGTAGTAGGCCTCTCCTGCCCGCCAAGCAAAGGAGAGGCCGACGATCTCGGCATCGATGGGGTTCAGCGAGGTGGTTTCCAGGTCAAGAGCGAACTTGCCTGCGGCACGGAGCTGGGTGATGAGCCACTCGAGCTCTTCCCGAGTGACGAGGGCGCGGTAGGAGACGGCCTGCTGACCCCGTTGGGCAAACTGATCGGCCAGCGAGGCGAATTCCAACTCCTGGAACAGGCGCATCAGCCGGGCGGCATCAGGCTCCCGTCGCGCTAACTGGTCGAAGGTCAGCTCAATGTCCACGTTGCAGTCGATGGTCACCAGCTTCTTGGAGATCTCGAGCTCCTGTTGATGTTCCACAAGGGCCCTGCGCAGGGCATCGCGCTTGATGTTTTCGACGTTGCGCACGAGGTTTTCCAAGTCCCCGAACTCCTTGAGCAGCGCCGCCGCCCCTTTCGGCCCGATGCCCGGCACTCCTGGCACGTTGTCCGAGGTGTCGCCTGCTAGGGCAAGATAGTCCACCACCCGCTGTGGGGGCACCCCGAGCTTCTCTTCGACGCCCGCTGCGTCCAACACCTCAACGGATTCGC from Calditrichota bacterium carries:
- the polA gene encoding DNA polymerase I, which codes for MFAASRPHAARLSTPDTEEPAEQLSQECPARPSPGARASPKKRPIDIPANFYYIFSAFKGAEEIAKGTKVTLAGKRLFLVDGSALVFRSYYAFIRNPLINSKGENTSAVFGVTRSLLKIVQEEQPDYLAVVFDRPEPTFRHQLYEQYKATRQEAPADLIEQLPRVREVVEALGIPIIEKPGFEADDIIGTLAKRAEQQGLETYVVSGDKDLLQLVSPAIKIYNPRRAGESVEVLDAAGVEEKLGVPPQRVVDYLALAGDTSDNVPGVPGIGPKGAAALLKEFGDLENLVRNVENIKRDALRRALVEHQQELEISKKLVTIDCNVDIELTFDQLARREPDAARLMRLFQELEFASLADQFAQRGQQAVSYRALVTREELEWLITQLRAAGKFALDLETTSLNPIDAEIVGLSFAWRAGEAYYVPVQAPALDFTPWAPAAEVLALLKPLLEDPGVKKCGQNVKFDMAVLKMAGVSLAGVEFDSMVASYLLNPSGRQHNLDSLALEHFGHKKIAISELIGSGKKQRSMAEVPLAQIAEYACEDADFAWRLQEKLAPQLREAALWELFETVEMPLVPVLMQMELDGVSLDVPFLEQMSRELSRQMDGLMAQIYQQAGEEFNINSTQQLGRILFEKLKLRKVRRTKTGYSTDVAVLEELAKEHPLPRTILEYRQLAKLKSTYVDALPKLVNPRTGRVHTSFNQAVTATGRLSSSDPNLQNIPIRTEVGSQIRKAFIPRDDDHVILDADYSQIELRIMAHLSGDPRLRQAFVDGEDVHRRTAALVFKLDPEEVTPEHRRRAKEVNFGIMYGMGAYGLSSRLDIPVEEAEAFIATYFATYPGVHQYIMKTLEQAHRQGYVTTLLNRRRYLPEINSDNRRMREFAERTAINMPIQGSAADLIKVAMINISRALRQSGLKTKMILQVHDELVFEVPKNEVEQVRELVRHEMEHAITMDVPIKVDIGVGRNWLEAH